Proteins encoded by one window of Coleofasciculus chthonoplastes PCC 7420:
- the aroH gene encoding chorismate mutase: MEWRVRAIRGATTVSENTVAAIRDAVTELLDEIETHNQIDHEEMISVIFTTTRDLDTIFPAAIARERPNWDNVALLDLQQMHVEGSLERCIRCLIHINTPVSQTEIYHPYLRQAKNLRPDWSLAQLSSSHV; this comes from the coding sequence GTGGAGTGGCGTGTTCGAGCGATTCGTGGGGCAACAACGGTGTCAGAAAATACGGTTGCAGCAATTCGAGATGCTGTAACAGAACTTTTAGATGAGATAGAAACCCATAATCAGATCGACCACGAGGAAATGATCAGTGTAATCTTTACAACGACACGGGATTTGGATACGATTTTTCCTGCCGCGATCGCTCGTGAACGTCCTAATTGGGATAATGTAGCATTACTCGATCTCCAGCAAATGCATGTAGAAGGAAGCCTGGAACGCTGTATCCGATGCCTCATCCACATTAATACCCCAGTGAGCCAAACCGAGATTTATCACCCTTATCTGCGTCAAGCAAAAAACTTAAGACCCGATTGGAGTCTAGCTCAATTAAGCTCATCCCACGTATAA
- the sppA gene encoding signal peptide peptidase SppA, whose translation MPWPFKPKSRKQIARIEITGLIAGNTRQRVLDALKTVEEKKFPALLLRIDSPGGTVGDSQEIYSALMRLREKVKIIASFGNISASGGVYVGMGAEQIVTNPGTITGSIGVILRGNNLERLLDKIGVSFKVVKSGPYKDILGFDRELTDPEKTILQEMIDTSYQQFVQTVAEARNLAVETVRSFADGRIFTGQQALDLGVVDRLGTEEDARRWAAELVGLDPEKTKCETIEEPKRLLSRLIPGNTGRMNSGLSAGINWLEFELSTSGQPLWLYRP comes from the coding sequence ATGCCCTGGCCCTTTAAGCCTAAATCGCGTAAACAAATTGCTCGCATCGAAATCACGGGTTTGATTGCTGGTAATACTCGCCAACGGGTACTAGACGCGCTCAAAACCGTGGAAGAAAAGAAATTTCCTGCCTTACTGTTGCGAATTGACAGTCCTGGCGGCACCGTTGGTGACTCTCAGGAAATCTACAGCGCCTTAATGCGCCTGCGGGAGAAGGTGAAAATTATTGCCAGTTTTGGGAATATCTCCGCCTCTGGGGGAGTTTACGTTGGTATGGGAGCTGAACAGATCGTGACCAACCCCGGTACGATTACAGGAAGCATTGGCGTTATCCTGCGCGGTAATAATCTAGAACGCCTCTTGGATAAGATTGGGGTTTCCTTCAAAGTTGTTAAATCGGGTCCCTACAAAGATATTCTGGGGTTTGACCGCGAACTCACTGACCCCGAAAAGACGATTCTGCAAGAGATGATTGATACGAGTTATCAGCAGTTCGTGCAAACCGTTGCTGAAGCACGAAACCTGGCGGTGGAAACGGTGAGAAGCTTTGCTGATGGTCGAATTTTTACGGGTCAGCAAGCCTTGGATTTAGGGGTGGTTGATCGCCTCGGAACGGAGGAAGATGCCCGTCGCTGGGCAGCCGAACTGGTGGGTCTTGACCCAGAGAAAACAAAATGTGAGACGATTGAGGAACCTAAGCGCCTCTTGAGTCGTTTGATTCCTGGCAATACGGGTCGGATGAACTCTGGGTTATCGGCAGGGATAAATTGGTTAGAATTTGAACTATCGACCAGTGGTCAACCGCTTTGGCTCTATCGACCTTAG
- the speA gene encoding biosynthetic arginine decarboxylase, with product MTGELTSTISIREQKQQPHHPDIPAHTRLPHGRSSRPTWTIEESEKLYRIQGWGEPYFSINAVGHVTVSPKGDRGGSLDLFELVEALKGRNLELPLLIRFSDILADRIERLNACFAKAIARYNYPGRYQGVYPVKCNQHRHLVEELVQVGHPYQFGLEAGSKPELMIALATLKTDGALLICNGHKDREYIETALLSMRLGQKPIIVIEQLEEVQLVIDISAKLGIEPIVGVRAKLSTKGSGRWGESTGDRAKFGLTLPEILSGVNQLRDAGLLNALQLLHFHIGSQTSAISVIKDAIREASQIYVELRALGANMNYLDVGGGLAIDYDGSKTNFHASKNYNMQNYANDIVAEVKEACEARQIPAPVLISESGRAIASHQSVLIFDVLNTSDVLSGEPAPAHQNEHLIIRNLWETYGNITVENYQEAYHDAIQFNEEAKSLFNLGYLSLTQRARAEQLYWACCEKILNIVRTQDYVPDDLEDIEKIMASIYYVNLSVFQSVPDSWAMNQLFPIMPIHRLNEEPTCRGILADLTCDSDGKINQFIDLRDVKSVLELHPLRKAKVQENQGSGGEFTDKDTQSTVLEESGTTSHPQTREPYYLGLFLVGAYQEIMGNLHNLFGNTNTVHIRLAPRGYEIEHLVKGDTITEVLSYVQYDAEDLVESIRRRTEQALRDNSITLAESQRLLQNYQKSLSSYTYLSS from the coding sequence ATGACAGGAGAGCTAACATCTACAATTAGCATTCGCGAGCAAAAGCAGCAACCGCATCACCCGGATATTCCTGCTCACACTCGCTTACCTCATGGCAGATCATCACGCCCAACTTGGACGATTGAGGAGAGTGAGAAACTTTATCGGATTCAGGGATGGGGAGAACCCTACTTTTCGATTAACGCCGTCGGTCATGTGACGGTTTCCCCCAAAGGCGATCGCGGCGGTTCCCTGGATTTGTTTGAATTAGTCGAAGCGCTCAAAGGACGTAATCTGGAACTCCCGTTATTAATTCGCTTTTCCGATATCCTCGCCGATCGCATTGAGCGCTTAAATGCCTGTTTTGCCAAGGCGATCGCTCGCTATAATTACCCCGGTCGTTACCAGGGGGTGTATCCGGTCAAGTGTAATCAGCACCGACATCTGGTCGAAGAGTTGGTGCAGGTTGGACACCCTTATCAGTTTGGCTTAGAAGCGGGGTCTAAACCGGAACTGATGATTGCACTAGCCACCTTAAAAACCGATGGCGCTCTGCTTATCTGTAATGGTCACAAAGACCGAGAATATATCGAAACGGCACTGCTATCCATGCGGTTGGGACAAAAACCGATTATTGTGATTGAGCAACTCGAAGAAGTCCAGCTTGTGATTGACATTTCGGCAAAACTCGGTATTGAGCCGATAGTCGGTGTACGAGCCAAACTGAGTACAAAAGGGAGTGGGCGTTGGGGAGAATCCACAGGCGATCGCGCTAAGTTTGGTCTGACGCTTCCGGAGATCCTTTCGGGTGTCAATCAACTCCGGGATGCTGGATTGCTCAACGCCTTGCAGTTATTGCACTTTCATATTGGCTCTCAAACCTCTGCGATTAGCGTGATTAAAGATGCGATTCGAGAAGCCAGTCAAATCTATGTCGAGCTGCGTGCCTTGGGCGCTAATATGAACTATCTGGATGTGGGGGGTGGTTTAGCCATTGATTATGACGGCTCTAAAACCAACTTCCACGCCTCGAAAAATTACAACATGCAGAATTATGCCAACGATATCGTTGCCGAGGTGAAGGAAGCCTGTGAAGCCCGCCAGATTCCCGCCCCGGTGTTAATTAGTGAAAGTGGTCGTGCGATCGCCTCTCATCAATCCGTACTCATCTTTGATGTCCTCAATACCAGCGATGTTCTCTCTGGAGAACCTGCACCTGCTCACCAGAACGAACATCTGATTATCCGTAACCTCTGGGAAACTTACGGAAATATCACTGTCGAAAATTACCAAGAAGCTTACCACGACGCTATTCAATTTAATGAAGAAGCCAAAAGCCTCTTCAATCTCGGTTATCTCAGCCTGACTCAACGGGCTAGAGCCGAACAATTGTACTGGGCGTGCTGTGAGAAAATTCTCAACATTGTTAGGACTCAGGACTATGTACCTGACGATCTCGAAGACATAGAAAAAATTATGGCGTCAATTTATTACGTCAACTTATCGGTCTTTCAATCAGTTCCCGATTCCTGGGCAATGAACCAACTCTTTCCGATTATGCCTATCCATCGGCTGAATGAGGAACCCACCTGTCGAGGGATCTTAGCCGATTTGACCTGTGACAGTGACGGCAAAATTAACCAGTTTATTGACCTGCGGGATGTTAAATCCGTGCTGGAACTGCATCCGTTAAGAAAAGCGAAAGTACAGGAAAACCAGGGTAGCGGCGGGGAGTTTACGGATAAGGACACTCAATCGACTGTTCTAGAGGAATCAGGAACAACCTCTCATCCTCAAACCAGAGAACCCTATTACCTCGGCTTATTTTTAGTCGGAGCTTACCAAGAAATTATGGGCAATTTACACAACCTGTTTGGCAACACCAATACTGTCCATATTCGACTCGCACCCAGAGGCTATGAAATTGAGCATCTGGTTAAGGGAGATACCATAACAGAAGTATTGAGTTATGTTCAGTACGACGCTGAGGACTTAGTTGAAAGCATTCGTCGTCGCACCGAACAAGCTCTACGAGACAATAGCATTACCTTGGCAGAATCCCAACGGTTGCTGCAAAACTACCAGAAGAGTCTGAGTAGTTATACTTATCTGTCTTCTTAG
- a CDS encoding DMT family transporter — translation MQLKITNQSPFAPLLLIAPFFLWGTAMVAMKGVIPDTTPLFMAGVRLVPAGVLILIAASMMGRPQPKGWAAWLWISLFALIDGALFQGFLAEGLVRTGAGLGSVMIDSQPLAVALLSGWLFGEIIGLWGGIGLAIGIVGISLIGLPDAWILSLLHGNMATVELSWQHLFQNGEWLMLLASLSMAVGTVLIGFICRYADPIVATGWHLILGGLPLFALSGMWESQQWVNIDLSGWMALAYSTIFGSAIAYGLFFYFASKGNLTSLSALTFLTPVFALLFGNLFLGEVLSSLQWVGVSLTLVSIYLINQRQEIAQGLTSFRQAWTSVNQTVTAEPLTTSDRIIRSLKAMGLIALPIKLQDSEVEGLPR, via the coding sequence ATGCAGCTCAAAATAACCAACCAATCTCCTTTTGCCCCCTTACTCTTGATTGCACCGTTTTTCCTGTGGGGGACGGCGATGGTCGCGATGAAAGGTGTCATTCCCGATACAACTCCTCTATTTATGGCAGGAGTGCGTTTAGTCCCTGCTGGAGTGCTTATCCTAATTGCCGCGTCGATGATGGGGCGTCCTCAGCCTAAAGGGTGGGCAGCTTGGTTATGGATTAGCCTGTTTGCGTTGATAGATGGTGCTTTATTTCAAGGATTTTTAGCCGAGGGCTTAGTGCGAACCGGGGCTGGCTTAGGTTCGGTGATGATTGATTCTCAGCCTTTAGCTGTCGCCTTACTGTCAGGTTGGCTTTTTGGTGAAATTATTGGTCTGTGGGGTGGCATAGGACTGGCAATTGGTATTGTGGGCATCAGTTTGATTGGGTTGCCCGATGCCTGGATTTTGAGCCTGCTCCATGGCAATATGGCAACGGTGGAATTGAGTTGGCAGCATCTGTTTCAAAATGGGGAATGGCTGATGTTACTGGCGTCCCTGTCGATGGCTGTGGGAACGGTACTGATTGGCTTTATCTGTCGATATGCCGATCCGATTGTGGCGACAGGTTGGCATCTGATTTTAGGCGGATTACCCTTGTTTGCGCTGTCGGGTATGTGGGAATCTCAACAGTGGGTGAATATTGACTTAAGTGGCTGGATGGCACTGGCTTACTCAACAATATTTGGTAGTGCGATCGCCTATGGGTTATTCTTCTATTTTGCCTCTAAGGGGAATCTTACCAGTCTCAGTGCTTTGACGTTTCTGACTCCTGTGTTTGCTCTGCTATTTGGCAATCTGTTTTTAGGGGAAGTCTTAAGTTCCCTGCAATGGGTAGGCGTCAGTTTGACGTTAGTGAGTATCTATTTGATTAATCAGCGTCAGGAAATTGCTCAGGGATTAACATCATTCCGCCAAGCCTGGACGAGTGTCAATCAAACGGTTACCGCCGAACCCTTAACGACGAGCGATCGCATTATCCGCAGCTTGAAGGCGATGGGGTTAATTGCTTTACCGATCAAACTCCAGGATTCTGAAGTAGAAGGATTACCCCGCTAA